The Ictidomys tridecemlineatus isolate mIctTri1 chromosome 1, mIctTri1.hap1, whole genome shotgun sequence DNA window ATGTGGAATACCATATCCAGCAACCTGTCCCCCCATGCTGGATGCTCTGGTTGGAAATGGAGGCTGCATCTCATGTCAGTGACAAGTGCACCAGACAAGGGTGGGGTTTCATTTTAACGGGATTTCATACAGTAGAGCTTCTCAAGGTTTATTGATTGTGGTGATCCAGGTTTCTCTGAGTCAGAGTGCCATGCTGTTTCCTTTCTCCTTGGCAGGCTGGTTCCCTCCTGTTACCCCAGACTTGGATCAggcagagcttttttttttttgcctcctccTTTCTCAGAAGCCATCCACTCACACCAACATTCTCCTGAGTCTAAAGATGAGAGGAACTCTTGCACTACTCCCTCTAAGATTGAAGGGTGGGCTTGGAAGCCACCTTGAGTGGGCTCTCCTGGGATGGCCTCCCCATGAGAGCCcctcaatcctcctgctccagccctcCCACAGGGCTCTGCTGCACAGCTAGCGGCCCTCTGTGTGCCTGAGAAAGGTGCTCCCTGCAGCGCAGCACGGCACCTGCCTCCCTTTTGATTTTATCACCTGCATTCCAGTCACGCTGCCTTTTTTCTACTCCTGAGAATCAGCGAGGTCATCATGCCCTCCGGTAGTTTGCATGCGCAAACTCTATGAAGGTGGTTTGCGTGGCTCCTCTAACCTTTCACCTCTGAGGACTCAGCTCCTGTGTCACCTCTTGGCTGGAAAACTGGTCCACCACAGAGCTTATCCCCCGCTCCCGCTGCAAATGCTGGGATCCTGCAGGCTTTGTGGAGCCAGCAGGGCAACGGGGAGAGCTTGCCCAGGTCCTCAGGTCTTTTGTCCACTGGACCTGGACCTGCCTGGGCTACTACAGCATGTCAAATGGCATGTCGAGAATGCGTGACTGGCAGGCACTTCCACACACCTCCTGGTGgaggaagacaaaaaaataagGCCTTCAGGGAGCAGGCTTTGGATATACCAAGGAACTCAGATTTGCATAGAtgacttttgtttctaaaatGCATCATGCATGGCTTTTTGGCATGGAATTTTTTGTGAGGTCTCTCAGGAAATTGGGGATGGGTATACCATTTGTTGATCTAGGGGGATACAGGGTTTTCCTGGGGTGGACAGGTCAATGAAGGAATTGCTGCATTTCCTGGGCTGTGCCAGCTAGAGAGTGCTCATTGAATAAGGGTGAGCCACTGAGGGTCATTCTAGGTTGCAGGACTTCTAGTGTCTCTAGGCAAGCGGTGAAAAGTATAAGGCTTTTTGATAAAAACATTGTGGTTTTTCATGTGGTGCATGGATCCCTATGGGGCTGGCTAGAATGGGAGATATGGTATATATTGAGGGAGGGGTTCAACAATGGGAGGGGTCTCAAAATCTTTCTATGAGCGGGCCTCCAGATACATAGGAGGCTAAAAGGAGCAATCTGCAGGATGCCCCCTGCCATTTCCTCCCAGACCTAGAGAGGATCACAAGATCGCTTGAGGGAGTGGTGAGaacaatttaatttataaataaattttggacAGCCCCCTGATCAGAAGGGCACCTAACAGCCCATCTTGGAAGAGAGACCATTCCAGTGGATAAGGCCTCCAGTGGGGAGACAGGAGCAGCCACTGGCAAAGGCTGAGATCACGAGGAGTCCCTCCAAGCTGGTCCTGTGCTCAGCAGGTATTGGCAGAGCCTGCAAAGAGTTGGGGCGGGCCTCAGAGATGCATCCCTATGCAGtcaccccttccctcccccaacTCCTCAGAAGCCCAGCTCACCTGGAGTGATGAGTGGAATGTTTTTTTCAGGTAAGGGACTAGAGAAAGGATGTAACCAGATTAGCATCAGGTTAGCATTGAGGATCTTCTATCTTCCTTCCCCAGGACTCCTGGTTTCCCTCCCTCTGGGGGCACACTTGGCTTGCTGCTCTTCCATGGCCCCTTCTACAATGAGCAGAGCTTTCTCTGATTTGGGGCCCCTTGGGAAGATTATTTGTCAATAACAAATCCCACTGTCATGTCAGTGAGTAACCTCCAGGCTGCTACCCAGGCCTTACTACTTTACCACCTAATAAATCTgcggaagggaagggaagggaagggaagggaaggggaggggaggggaggggaggggaggggaggggagggaagggaagggaagggaaggggaggggaggggaggggaggggagggaagggaagggaagtctGCTCATCAGGAAGAGCACACATTAGTGTCCCTGTCTCACCTGGGGGTCTGAGTGCACTTGCATTTGCACTTGCCACCTAGGAGAGGAAGAGCCAGTGTGAGAGCCAGCTGGAGTCAGTTCCCCCCAACTCTCCCACGCTGACAGCCCCACCACTCACTCAGGGCCATGGCACATCCAGCAACACAGAAGAGACCTGCGAAGATCATCCCACCCAGCTGCAGGCTTTCCCAGTCTGAGGTGGAGATAGTTAGGAGAGGACAAAGAATGAGCTCACATCAACCTGTGGACTCACATTCATTCAGAAGATATTTATGGGgatgggggtgtggttcagttgTAGAGCACATGTGGGAGgttctgggttcattccccagccaaaaagaaagaaaaaaggtgttTATAAGCACCTGCGTGGGTGGAGTACTATAAATAAATGCCTGCCCACCTGGCACTTACATTCCAGGCAATGAAAAGACATGAAACCAGTAGATAGTACATCGTGTAGTATTTGATGAGGTCAAACACTATGaggaagccaggcttggtggcacatgcctgtaatcccagccactctggaggctgaggtgggaggatcgccaagttcaaggtcagcctcagcaatttagtgaggccctgagcaattctCACCAAAAACAGATTGAATCTCCTGCCCCCGCTTTGCCTATACTGGTCTCCACACCACCCTTTGCCAACTTGTCTGGCAAAGAGGCCCAGGATAGAAAAAGGGTGGGGGATATCAGCTCTTACCATAGTAGAAGGGACTATCTTTAtctgcaggaaaaagaaaataaagaaagaataaaggccAGAACCAGGAGACAGGATGTGGGGTCTCAGAGGGGAACACATGGGGCAGAGTGGGCATGCAGCTGGGGGCCTCACTCACCAAACAGCATGTTGGCTTTCAAGACAGGCAGGCCTGGgtgggaaaaggagaggaagTGACACTGGTGTCCAAAGAGGTCAGTTGGGGAGGTGATTCTGGAACCACCAGATGCATTTTTTATACCTTCTCCAGCTCCAACACTCCTGGGATTTTGCTTCCCACCCTGAATCCTTCACCATACcgcccccccacacccccacaggcTTCCTGCTATTCTTTCTTGCATTCtatcttattcttttcttttttgtgtgtgtatgttgaggggttaccagggattgaattcagaggcactagaggacaaagccacatccccaggcctattttctattttatttagagacagggtctccctgaattgcttagcacctcacttttgctgaggctggctttcaactcgccatcctcctgccttaacctccctagctgctgggattacaggcgtgtgccgccGCCACACCCGGCCTTCTTTCTCGAATTCTGAATGAGATAACTTGTTGATACCTGTTTAACCTTTCCTGGGAAGCTTTCTGCCAGAAACATGTGACTTTTCTGCCTTCTCAAAAAAACAGgacatgcctttttttttttttattttttattctgggcattgaactcagggccattttaccattgagctacacatccaaccctttttatgttttattttgagacagggtctcactaagttgctttgggcctcactaagttgctaaggctgatctccaacttgcaatcctcctacctcaacctctggaattgctaggattacaggcatgtaccaccatgtccagccaggGCATGCCTTTCTGTTTGTGCCACAGATAGTCAATTTTCCACAGTTCAATGACTCAGGAAccattagaacaatttttttgaGAGTCCACAT harbors:
- the Fxyd4 gene encoding FXYD domain-containing ion transport regulator 4 encodes the protein MERVTWAFLLVLAGLPVLKANMLFDKDSPFYYDWESLQLGGMIFAGLFCVAGCAMALSGKCKCKCTQTPSPLPEKNIPLITPGSANTC